The genomic region GATCGGGGTCGCTCAGCGGCGCGTCGGGGATCGCATGCTGGGCCATGACCTTGACGATCGAGTTGGCGGTGATGAGCACGATCGGCAGGATGATCGGCAACAGCGCCACGATCAGATTCGGCTCGCGCTCCTCGGGCGTCGGCGTCGCCATCGCGTCACCCTCGGCGAGCGGGCGCATCTCGATGGGCATGACCGAATCGAGCCAGCGCCCGTAGAGCAGGCCGGCGCACATGGCGGGGAACCCGACGATCAGGCCCATCATGATCATGACGCCCAGGTCGACGCCGAGTTTGTTGGCGATGAAGAGCGGTCCGGGCGTGGGGGGCACGAGCGTATGGGTCACGCCGCCGCCGGCGACGATGGCCATGAGCACTTTGAGGTAGCTTTTGCCGGTGCGCCGGTAGGCCGAGCGGGCGAGCGGGACGAGCAGGTAGAACGCGGTGTCGAAGAACACGGGGATGGAGAGCACGAAACCACTGCCGGCGAGGGCGAAGCTGGCGCGCTTTTCACCGAGGAGCAAAAGAAATGCACGCACGATGCGATCGGCCGCCCCGCTGTCCATCATCGCTTGCCCGATGACGGCGGCGAGGGCGATGACGATGCCGATGCTCGCGGCGGTCGAACCGAAGGCGGCGGCGACGCGCTCGATCTTCGTGGCCCACTCGCCCGGCGCCATCAGACTCACGACGATCGCCGCGGTGATCAGCGCAATGAAGGCATTGACGCGGAGGGCCACGATCATGCCGATCACGATCACGACGCCGACGATGAGAATGAAAAGCGGTGATAGCCCCATGTGAGGGGCTATCGTACAGCGATGCACGAAGTTGGCAACCCGGGACCGCGTGAAATCACGGGGCTTCGGTGACGGCGGTCGAGCGCGGGGCGACCGAAGCGGGCGCGGCGGCGGTCGTGATCGGCGTGCCGTTGATCATGCGGGTCGGCGGCGAGAGGATGACGGCTTCGCCGCCCTTGAGGCCGTCGAAGACATGGACCTTGCCGTCGTGCGGTTCGCCGAGCGTGACGCGGACCTGCGTGGCCTTGTCGCCGTCGGCGATGAACACACGATTGACGCCGGCGAAGGACACGATCGCTTCAGTGGGCACTTCGACGACGGGAATCCGCTCAGGAAGAAGGATCGCCGCCATGGCGAAGGCCCCAACCTTCAATTCCGCCTTCGGGTTGGCGATGAGAATCTCCACGGGAAACGCACGGCTGACGACGTCCACCTGCGGACTGACGCGGCTGACCACTCCCTCGAACGGCTCGTCAAACGCCCGCAGCGTCACGCGCACCTTCAGCCCCGCCGCGACCTTCACCGCGAACCGCTCGGGCACCATCGCGCGCAGACGGATCGGATCATCCACGAGAATGCGGAACAGCGCATCGCCCTCCTTGACGTAATCGCCGACCGCCACCATGCGCTGCGCGACCGCGTAAGGCGTCGCCGCCTTGTCCGACGGCATCGGCGCACGGATCGTCGCGTCGACGAGGCGCTGGCGGGCCTGCTCCAGTTCGGCCTGACGCGTCTGTGCCTCCGCCAGCAGCGCCCGCGCATTGACCTGCTCCAGCTCGAACGCGCTGCGCGCGACTTGGAAAGCCGTCTGCGCATCGGCGAATTCCTGCTGTGAAATCAGCGGCGGGGTCTGCTCGTAAAGCTTGCGCAGTCGCTCGAAGCGGCTCGATGCATTGTCGAGCTCGAACGAATACCGCCGCACTGTCGGCACTTTGGTCACGTCAAAATCCGCCGCCGGGAAGTCGGCCAGGCCGAGCTTGGCCAGCG from Planctomycetota bacterium harbors:
- a CDS encoding gluconate permease; the encoded protein is MGLSPLFILIVGVVIVIGMIVALRVNAFIALITAAIVVSLMAPGEWATKIERVAAAFGSTAASIGIVIALAAVIGQAMMDSGAADRIVRAFLLLLGEKRASFALAGSGFVLSIPVFFDTAFYLLVPLARSAYRRTGKSYLKVLMAIVAGGGVTHTLVPPTPGPLFIANKLGVDLGVMIMMGLIVGFPAMCAGLLYGRWLDSVMPIEMRPLAEGDAMATPTPEEREPNLIVALLPIILPIVLITANSIVKVMAQHAIPDAPLSDPDLTNAILKAAAGGLGIAQLFQWTNVLGNPNLALLFSTAIAVTTLYFQRRPTRDQLAHTIEAALMSGGVIILITAAGGAFGAMLKAAQLGEAVEHAFGKTATAGIPLLLFAFGIASLIKFAQGSSTAAMIITSGMIAAMITPGSLTFHPVYLALAIGSGSLVGSWMNDSGFWIYSKMGGLTELESLKSWTPLLAICGLTSGIVTIILAFVYPMV
- a CDS encoding efflux RND transporter periplasmic adaptor subunit, which translates into the protein MRMTISHQPGVVRLLVVSFFAALLVGCEKPEPEKTSGAPKIDKPVAVKTVAAVNAMYQPEIAVTGTLEADADVTIAAKVPGRIVSIDHDLGDRVAPGATLAVINPRDFELAVNEGAMAVKATLAKLGLADFPAADFDVTKVPTVRRYSFELDNASSRFERLRKLYEQTPPLISQQEFADAQTAFQVARSAFELEQVNARALLAEAQTRQAELEQARQRLVDATIRAPMPSDKAATPYAVAQRMVAVGDYVKEGDALFRILVDDPIRLRAMVPERFAVKVAAGLKVRVTLRAFDEPFEGVVSRVSPQVDVVSRAFPVEILIANPKAELKVGAFAMAAILLPERIPVVEVPTEAIVSFAGVNRVFIADGDKATQVRVTLGEPHDGKVHVFDGLKGGEAVILSPPTRMINGTPITTAAAPASVAPRSTAVTEAP